CGCCTTCGTTGCCGCATAGTTTGAAAGAGAGAAGAGACACGGAGAGTACGAGGAGTCACGAACAGAACGGAGTTGTGAGGAGTTTTCAGGGACGAGCATGGCGGCACGGCGTGATGTTGAAGAAATGGAGGGCGGATTCGGTCAAGATCTGGCCCGGGGCATGCAGCGAAAAGGCGTCATTTGAAATCTTGCCCTCTTCATTTTCGGAAAATCAAGAAAAAAACACGATCAAACGAGTACAAACATACGCTTTCACAACTTGGGGCACGCATCGCGGTCGAGCTTATTTGCTCTCATGACCTGTGTGAAATTGCTGACTTCATAGTGCGAGCTGGATTCTCCACGGGTACAACCGACGAGTTCATCCAGATATGGGTCTGTTGAGTTACTACTACCGCGAGGAGAGAAGATCCTCATGAAGTTTACATATCGCTCTCACTGCGAGTTCTCAATGCGCTGGAACAGGAACCGACGAAACCTCCGGAACACCCTTGACGTCCTTCTCTCCGCCACCACCGCCAGCAGCTCTAGCCTGCTCCTCGCGAATAGCAGCCAGGATGTCCGGATACCACCTCTCTCCCACATCTGGATGACTCTTGACCCGATTCCTCAACGTCGCCTCCCCAAGCGTCTTGGCCACCCCGCCCTTCCGGAACGTAAACTCGACATCATCAAGCCTCGTCCCGCCGTTCTTCTCCAGCACAAGTCGCCTCTGCTCCCGGATATCCTCCGGCACCCGCCCGACCCCGACGGTCTCGAGGTCCTCAAAATCAGCGTCCCCTCTCACTCCCTGGAAAAACGGGATTGAGAACCGCGCGCCCTCGCCGGCAGGCGGGCTGAGCACGCGGTGCGTCGTCGACACGCAGACGCCCCGCGTCAACGCCTCTAATCCCTGCCCGATGGCCACAACCAGCGTCCCCTCGACGGGCGGCGCGTCGATCCATTCCCCGCGGACGTTCTGCACCTGCAGCCCGCGGTGGTGGCTCGCTTGCAAGAGGTAGCTGCTCAGCATACTATCCTTGTGCGGGCCGACTCCCTGCCCCTGGATCTCGGGATCCGTGATGCCGAGTTCTTGGAGGTCTGGGTATTTGACAATTTTGAGCTTGTGCTGCTGGTTGGCGTCAAAGTACTTGTTGAAGGCGTCGGCGGGCAGCTTGATGGCCTCGGCGATGAGGGAGGTGAAGGCGATGGAGATTTGGCCCATGCGGTCCATGTACTCTGTGAAGGTGGCGCGGAAGCCCGGGAGGGCGGATTCAGAGGGCCACTGGTTTGGGGCGAGGAGGTTGTAGTAGAGCGGGTCGTTTGGTCCCGGCAGCGGGTGTTCTGTCGAGAGGTCGATTTGTTCGCGGTGGTCTATCTTGCCTGCTGTGATTTCTGCTGAGAGCTGGGAGTAGCCGAGGAAGGATTTGGCGTTCTTCATCTCAATCTTTAGTCTAATCAAGAATGTCAGCACACTTACAGCCCGATTCACAATCTGGAGCATCATTGTCTGAATCAAAGGAGTTCACTGTACTTTTCCTCGGTGGGTATATCGAAGAAGCCCTTGCCTTCATTAATCACCCTCTTGAACAGCTCATCGGGAATACCGACGTTCTTGAGGTACAGGAACCCGACTTCCATGAGTGCATGGCGCAGATCAATAAGAAACTGCGGTTTCGTCTCGGGATCCCGCGCCAAGGCGAGGTCGAGGATCGGAATGGATGTGAAAGACATGGCTGTGTGTCTCACTGCTGCTGTCTCATACTCTACAGGAATTAAAAAACGGTCGAGAGATCAAAAGACAGACGGCAAGCCTAGGCTGAACTAGGAAGAAGTTAGGGAAGGCAATTCAAATAGGTAGATTGTCTATTGAATCGATATCTGTGTAGAAGATATCAGTGGTATGATCCGGATAACATGAGTGCGAAGTCGCAGCATTTGGCACGCCGCTGTTCAGGTAAGCCGTCGTTTGAGCAATTGGGCAACGGGATGGCGTAATGCGGGCGGCGGGGCACTTTGCCGATCGGCTTGCCCCGCAGTTCGGCGCGGCGGGGTCATCGAATAACCGGCGCATTTTCACATTCCATCTGACCGCCCAACCCTCACCAGCGCCAATAACGCGAAAACGCGAAAGCGGTAAAACACCAGCCTCTACTGGCAGATACGGGGTCACGACACTGAAGGATACCATAAGTAGCTTACACTTCTTCATATTTGTATTCATTCGCGATACTAAGACCAAGTGACCCCCAATATCTACCAATCCAAAATCACCTAAACACtaaaaaagagttcaccACCGGTGTggctacatctcttggtGCTCATGCTGGGATTCGAACTCGGGTACTCGCTaagcctgtcgtcgagtaAGGCTGGTTGGCGTTAGAAATTTTGATTGTTGACCATAAACCACTCCACCACCCAGccagtttgacctgacccgTCGACCTAGACGGGCGCCTGCTGGCTGGTGACAGGAATGGGATTGAGGGGGTCTATATACCCTTCTGGTGACATGTATAGGAAGGTGCGATGAGCCAGGCGGTCCGGTCGTACGTGCCTGCCCTGCCTCACAGTCTATAAAGGTGTACAGACACAACGCATCCGTGACGAGGAGCACGCAAGTAGTGCGCGAAGAGCCTTGAACTAAAGGGAGTTGCCTAGTACTCGGGCCAAGTCAATCGAACATTTCCACAAGAAACCCTTGAAGATCCAAATGCTTTTACTACATTCTTCTATTATCGGGTATAATGCACATATTTTGACAACTTTTGTTTAGCCGTTTCATGATCCCAGAGGCTTCGTCGCCAATAAACCCGTAACCTTGTAGAACATGTCCTCAACCGAGGGCATGGCAAAAGCCGGCGCCGCATCAAACAACTCGGCAAGTTTCTGCCTGTTGATAACGGCCGGTTGGGCGTCGTCATCATCCAAATCCATCTCTTCTCCGTTCGCAGCCTCCGTCTCCTGCTCATTGTCGCTGGCCatctcctcgtcctcgaTGGCGTCGTCGAGAACCACGTCTGCGGCAACCGGCTCACCATCCAGCTGCATGTCCTCCAACGGCCTTGAGAGCGCGACGGCTGCGGGGTCCGAGGCCTCGGCGACTGACCAGAGTTGCGCCGCGTCATCGACTGCGACGAAGCCTGATGAGCTTCCGGTGGAGACAAGACTGGTGATACGGTGGGGGATGCGCCTCACGCACAGCAGCGCAGGCTCTTCCGGCTTGAAGACCGCGAGCTGCGAAGCTTGGCCGCCAGGTACGACGACGGCGAACGTCCGTGATTTACGGTCAACAGCCAAGTGACTGAATTCCTTCACTGCCGTGGCGTTGCGGCCGCTCGGCAGCTGGAGGCCGTACTGCAGCTCGTCGGCGACCACATCAAACACTCTCAGGTCATCCGAGAGGGTGATGATGTACGGGGAGAGAACCTGAAGGCGGCGAATGTGACCCTTCCACATGTTTTCCAGTGTCGACCTAATCTCACCAGTCTTGGTATCGATCACATAGATGCCGCCGTCGTTTGAGTGGCCAAAGGCAACAAAAAGCGTCGAGCCGTCCTCGGAGAAGCACAGGCTGCCGCTACGCTCTCCCGTCGTCTCTCCAGTGGTGGTAAGCGCATCAGCTCCCACGTTGCCTCCGAGACCCACGGCCACCGTGCATGACCACGAGTGCAAGACCTCGCCAGCGTTGTCTTTGGATGCGATACCATCTTGCTGCCTTGTTTTTGATTGCCATATCCGCGCCGTGCCATCGTCTCCGAGGGTGGCGAATCTGTTCGTTGTGTGATCTGCTGCGAGCGCCAGGACCGTCTCTGGCCGACTTGTGACGTGCGGGCTGTTGATTCTGGAAGACAGGGCAAAGTGCTCTTCGCCAGCAGTCGCAGACCAGAATTTGAGATAGATCTCGCGCCTCTCTCTTACAAACTGCTCGCGCGCTTCTGGTGCCACCTTCTCCAAATCACGCTTAGGAGGTTGCCAGTCATCAACGGTCGCCAACCACCTGCCGTCTTGCGAGAATGAGACATGGGTTATACGAGGCTCTGAGATGGGGTTACCCTTTGACGTGATATTAACATCTGTCGGCTGGGTTCTTGCCAGAGCTTGCTTTGAGATACTCCGGAACGATTCCATATCGAATGATTGCAACAAAGGTGCTGACTGGATCTCGCCGGCCAACATCGACTGCTGGCCAGTTCCTGTGCAGACATACAGTCTTGATGGCTCGGCAGGATTCAGTGCCGCAGGAACTGGATGCCGTACCTCGTCGGAAACAGACCAGACACGCTTAACGAGCAAGTCTTTTGGCGTCGAGGTAAACCGGGCGGCAGACTGAATACCGGAGATGTACGTCGTTGGCTTCATCTCAGCCGTGGACAAGACGATGGCAGAGTTGTCATCCAAGTGGATTGCGTAAGATGCTCCAGTGGGGGACACAACGATGTTCTCGATACTTCCCGACAAGTGAGGGAGGAAATCCTTCTTGCCGGTATCCATCTGCCAGAGCACGAGGACATTTTCCGAACCACCGGAAATCATGTATTGACCTACAGCGCATGTTAGTGTTTGCAGATGATAGTCATTGGCGACTGAAAGTCCTCACCATCCTTTGACCACTTCACGCTGTGGACAGCCCTCCTGTGCCAGTGGAACTTGCGGCTCGTGAGAGCCTCTCTCTTAGATTTTGGCCCGTTGAGGTTCTGCAGTTTTCTGAGGATGTCGTCGTAAAAGTAGATAGCACCTCGGGCACCACCCGCAATCAGGTCGAGGACGAGGGAGTTGTCCTTGCTGTGTGTAACCCGGATGTCGAGGGCGCAGATAATATCGGTCGTATCGAACGTGAAGAACTCCCACTCGGACTCCGGCGTCAGTGTTCCAACGACGAGACCGTCCTTGGTAGCTCCGACAATGGTCTTACCATTGGGACTAGAGCGCAGTAAGTGAATCGCCTGATCGACCTGCTTCGTAGCAAAAAGGACCTCGGCGGTGGGCTGCTTGAAATCGGGGCCCGAGTATGCGACAACCTCGCCCTTGGCGTGCTTCTTCCCCTCCGAGACGTACAGGACCTCCGTTGTCTTCTTCTGTCCCTCGATTGATGCCACGGACAGGTCCAGCGCCGTTTGCGACTGGGTCCGGAACTCGTCATAGACACCGGTTCCCTTCTTCCAGTTCACCCGCCAGACCCTGCCGTCAGAACAGGCCACCCAGAGAAAATCGGGCTTGAGCTGCGACTGGCGCGTGGCCACGATCGTGGGTGCAGACGACTTCTCCGCGTATGTGTTTTGGACCACCGGGAGGGCGATTCTTCGGATCAGTAGTGACTCGGCCACTGAATAGATTTGCAAGGATGTGTTGTAAGTGACGATCAGGTACCTGGTTCCCCTCATGTTAGACACCAGAAGTCGACCAAGAAACGCCTGCTGAGTTGGCACCTACTTCTCGTTCTCGGCAAAGATGGGATCGATGTCAGCCATTCGGCCGCCCATTGGCAGGGAAACCTGCCATCCCGCCTCCTGAGACTCCGTGTCGCCGAGCTTGACTAGCTCGGTCTCAATTTGGTCGTCGGTAAGGTTCTTCTGGAGCTGCGAAAGCACATTCAAGGCGCCGTCGCGGAGGTCGTCGGCGTCGGTGTTTCCGTTCTTTTGGCCATTTGCTTTGCCCGCCGTCTTTGTCTTTTGCCGAAGGCGCTTCGCCTGTCCGTCCCTCTCATTCTGCTCTCTCTTACGCTTCTTTTGGTCCTCCCGACTTCTCGGGGTCGAAGGGCCTGCCATTGTGTAGGTATAAATTTGCGCGAAAGCCGAGAACGATTTTCAAGTACGGGCAATTGGAAGTCGCAAATATCTCGAGGCGAGGAGACAGGGAAGGAAAGCGGCGGCCTGGAGACTATTCTTCGTTCGGTAGTCTCTGGCTTTCAATCCTGCTCTGTTTCGCACACACGACCCTTCTTTCGTTCCtactaagaaaaaaaaaagttcgaGAGTTCCCAAAGAAATTTTGGTCCCGCCCAGTCGCCCGGCCATGCAATTGGTGGAGCTCCCCCACAATCAACACCGATAAGATAAGCAGCGGAGGAAATCACGGACCGACAAATTTTCTGTTCTCCCGCCTGGTCGCGCGCCTTCCACTGCGACAGGAAAGCCCCGGAAGTTTTCTTTgacgacggcgacgacgatttcggaAGGCAACAGTCCCAGGACCTCAAACCACGCAACACCTCGAGAAGCGACGTACCGGAACCGTTACGGTCTCTCAGTGAACAAACGTCAAACTGCCACAGCTCCATTTCCGACTTTCTCAGGCACAATGATTATCCCCGTTCGCTGCTTCTCTTGCGGCAAGGTTCGTCGGCACAGATGATTGCATGCGATGGACGCCTGGTATCTAACTTCTGTTGTCAGGTCACCGGAGACCTGTGGGAGCGCTACCTCAAGCTCATCGACGACGGCATTACGGATGGGTGAGTCACCACGATCGCGATGCTGGATTGCGACACACGATAATTAACATTCACGTCAACAGTGACGCGATGGACCAGCTTGGCCTGAAGCGTTACTGCTGCCGCCGCATGGTCATGACCCACGTCGACCTTATTGAGAAGCTTCTCAAGTATGTATACCCTCGAGCAGCATGCGCCGAATCGTTTTTTCGAAAGCTTACAAACCCCTACAGGTACACACCGGACGGTCGCAACGAGAAGAAGATGTCCTTGAACCCGTAAAGTGCTCGGGATGGATTTCACGAATTGGAGTTTTTGGAAAACATTGGCATTGCAAGGCGTTAGGGATTCTCGAGGAAGGCAGAGCACGCTGCGCGAATAGGAGAAAAGCTGTGCTCGAGCCGTGACGGAGCGTCAGCGAACATGTCCTTCAGTACAGATGGAAAGCTCCCGTCTCCGACTCCTACAGGCAGCGAGAACCAGCCACCTCAAAGCAAGCTCAGCAAGTGGTGGCAAGAGGCATGTCGATTGGCATCGAGACAATCACAGGCCCGGGTGCAACCCCGCCACATGGAAATTGACCGTGGCTGCAATTGTACGCAGGAATGCTATCTCGGAAGGTCTCAATTCTCTCAGATGACTCTACTAGTCTTCACGTCGCTCGTCATGTAATCAGACAGCATGTTGGGTCCTAGTCAATGGGCTCAACACCTGGTCGGTAGTACCAATTTGTTTGTTGGACGACCATCTGGTTTCCCACAGTGACAGCTCTTCGAGAGATCCCTCCAACAAAGAACGCAGCTATATCAGGCGACCTATGAAACAGGCATTCACATGTGTGTAGTAGTGCCACACCCCAACAATGTTTCAATGCTCTAGCAGAATGA
The DNA window shown above is from Colletotrichum lupini chromosome 7, complete sequence and carries:
- a CDS encoding 2OG-Fe(II)oxygenase superfamily protein — translated: MSFTSIPILDLALARDPETKPQFLIDLRHALMEVGFLYLKNVGIPDELFKRVINEGKGFFDIPTEEKLKIEMKNAKSFLGYSQLSAEITAGKIDHREQIDLSTEHPLPGPNDPLYYNLLAPNQWPSESALPGFRATFTEYMDRMGQISIAFTSLIAEAIKLPADAFNKYFDANQQHKLKIVKYPDLQELGITDPEIQGQGVGPHKDSMLSSYLLQASHHRGLQVQNVRGEWIDAPPVEGTLVVAIGQGLEALTRGVCVSTTHRVLSPPAGEGARFSIPFFQGVRGDADFEDLETVGVGRVPEDIREQRRLVLEKNGGTRLDDVEFTFRKGGVAKTLGEATLRNRVKSHPDVGERWYPDILAAIREEQARAAGGGGGEKDVKGVPEVSSVPVPAH
- a CDS encoding RNA polymerase N/8 kDa subunit; the encoded protein is KAPEVFFDDGDDDFGRQQSQDLKPRNTSRSDVPEPLRSLSEQTSNCHSSISDFLRHNDYPRSLLLLRQGSSAQMIACDGRLVSNFCCQVTGDLWERYLKLIDDGITDGDAMDQLGLKRYCCRRMVMTHVDLIEKLLKYTPDGRNEKKMSLNP
- a CDS encoding WD domain-containing protein translates to MAGPSTPRSREDQKKRKREQNERDGQAKRLRQKTKTAGKANGQKNGNTDADDLRDGALNVLSQLQKNLTDDQIETELVKLGDTESQEAGWQVSLPMGGRMADIDPIFAENEKYLIVTYNTSLQIYSVAESLLIRRIALPVVQNTYAEKSSAPTIVATRQSQLKPDFLWVACSDGRVWRVNWKKGTGVYDEFRTQSQTALDLSVASIEGQKKTTEVLYVSEGKKHAKGEVVAYSGPDFKQPTAEVLFATKQVDQAIHLLRSSPNGKTIVGATKDGLVVGTLTPESEWEFFTFDTTDIICALDIRVTHSKDNSLVLDLIAGGARGAIYFYDDILRKLQNLNGPKSKREALTSRKFHWHRRAVHSVKWSKDGQYMISGGSENVLVLWQMDTGKKDFLPHLSGSIENIVVSPTGASYAIHLDDNSAIVLSTAEMKPTTYISGIQSAARFTSTPKDLLVKRVWSVSDEVRHPVPAALNPAEPSRLYVCTGTGQQSMLAGEIQSAPLLQSFDMESFRSISKQALARTQPTDVNITSKGNPISEPRITHVSFSQDGRWLATVDDWQPPKRDLEKVAPEAREQFVRERREIYLKFWSATAGEEHFALSSRINSPHVTSRPETVLALAADHTTNRFATLGDDGTARIWQSKTRQQDGIASKDNAGEVLHSWSCTVAVGLGGNVGADALTTTGETTGERSGSLCFSEDGSTLFVAFGHSNDGGIYVIDTKTGEIRSTLENMWKGHIRRLQVLSPYIITLSDDLRVFDVVADELQYGLQLPSGRNATAVKEFSHLAVDRKSRTFAVVVPGGQASQLAVFKPEEPALLCVRRIPHRITSLVSTGSSSGFVAVDDAAQLWSVAEASDPAAVALSRPLEDMQLDGEPVAADVVLDDAIEDEEMASDNEQETEAANGEEMDLDDDDAQPAVINRQKLAELFDAAPAFAMPSVEDMFYKVTGLLATKPLGS